The following proteins are encoded in a genomic region of Paenibacillus sp. FSL H3-0469:
- a CDS encoding response regulator, with protein sequence MYRVLIVDDQYFALLGLQQGVDWSALSVSDVCLAENVDQAIAILEQQPVDLLICDIEMPGRNGLELLSWVKQSAPGTLTIMLTCHADFEYAQRAIHHGAFHYLLKPVDYEELMKICREALFEISKQKEQQQFETLIQEYRRQWEHQLPLLVERFWQDILSQRAAPVLESLTLPANTYNLDLQPGDRYFLALLGLEQWKENLSARDETIMEYALRNMADELLLSGLEGTVLQDQVGHNLAVIYVRGDMNTARHKLEQNGRNFLDTCGRLLHCSLSIYISAGVPLSGIMSAYTDVTEREQRNLNRSRQVFGPEDQAYGRDQPLAPVPQAAPMHIFGEWATLLELGELEELERRVTLWFSGIEPGRWTSELHRQLIHGILFIVHTVLAKKGLSAHASAELKPLMDKENYPKQSASLQHWALECLGAVMRLLQTSNNVSSATVTKIRQYIRSRLSEEITRDELAAYVYLNPAYLSRLFKKETGLSISDVIIQERLQKAKQLLEETELKITDIAEQVGYTSLGSFSNLFKRIVGTTPQQYRARNKK encoded by the coding sequence ATGTACAGAGTTCTAATCGTTGACGACCAATACTTCGCCTTGCTCGGCCTCCAGCAGGGGGTGGATTGGAGCGCGCTTAGCGTATCAGATGTCTGTCTGGCGGAGAACGTGGATCAGGCGATTGCCATTCTTGAGCAGCAGCCCGTAGATCTGCTGATCTGCGATATCGAAATGCCGGGCAGAAACGGCCTGGAGCTGCTGTCCTGGGTGAAGCAATCCGCTCCCGGCACGCTGACGATTATGCTGACCTGCCATGCCGATTTCGAGTACGCCCAGCGCGCGATTCATCACGGTGCCTTCCATTATCTGCTCAAGCCGGTAGACTATGAGGAATTGATGAAGATCTGCCGTGAGGCGCTATTCGAGATCAGCAAGCAAAAGGAGCAGCAGCAGTTCGAGACCCTGATCCAGGAGTACCGGAGACAGTGGGAGCATCAGCTCCCCCTGCTGGTGGAACGGTTCTGGCAGGATATTCTCAGCCAGCGGGCAGCGCCTGTGCTGGAATCGCTCACCCTTCCGGCGAACACCTACAATCTGGATCTGCAGCCCGGAGACCGCTACTTCCTCGCCCTCCTGGGGCTGGAGCAGTGGAAGGAGAACCTTAGCGCACGGGATGAGACGATTATGGAGTATGCACTGCGCAACATGGCCGATGAGCTGCTGCTAAGCGGGCTGGAAGGCACTGTGCTGCAGGATCAGGTCGGCCATAATCTGGCGGTCATCTACGTGCGTGGCGATATGAACACCGCCAGGCATAAGCTGGAGCAGAATGGCCGCAATTTCCTGGATACCTGCGGGCGGCTGCTGCATTGCTCCCTGTCGATCTACATCAGTGCGGGTGTCCCTCTGTCCGGTATCATGAGTGCATACACGGATGTCACGGAGCGGGAACAACGCAACCTGAACCGTTCGCGTCAGGTGTTCGGACCGGAGGATCAGGCGTATGGCCGAGATCAGCCGCTTGCGCCTGTGCCTCAGGCAGCGCCTATGCATATCTTCGGAGAGTGGGCGACCCTTCTGGAGCTTGGCGAGCTGGAGGAGCTGGAGCGCCGCGTGACGCTGTGGTTCTCGGGCATTGAGCCTGGCCGCTGGACAAGTGAGCTGCACCGTCAGCTTATTCACGGCATTCTGTTCATTGTACACACCGTTCTCGCCAAAAAAGGCTTATCCGCACATGCCTCAGCCGAGCTGAAGCCCTTGATGGATAAGGAAAATTATCCGAAGCAGTCCGCTTCGCTCCAGCATTGGGCGCTGGAATGCCTGGGAGCCGTAATGCGCTTATTGCAGACCAGCAATAACGTATCCTCGGCCACGGTCACCAAGATCCGGCAGTATATCCGCTCGCGCCTGAGCGAAGAGATCACCCGCGACGAACTCGCAGCCTATGTCTATCTGAACCCGGCCTATTTGTCCCGGCTGTTCAAGAAGGAGACCGGGCTGTCGATCTCGGATGTGATCATACAGGAGCGGCTGCAGAAGGCCAAGCAACTGCTGGAGGAGACGGAGCTGAAGATTACCGACATCGCCGAGCAGGTCGGATACACCAGCCTCGGCAGCTTCTCCAACCTGTTCAAGCGGATCGTCGGCACCACGCCGCAGCAATATCGTGCGCGGAATAAGAAGTAA
- the araA gene encoding L-arabinose isomerase: MSTVSDKQFWFVVGSQHLYGDEALGEVKAHAQEMTDALNNSGVLPYPLVLQDLAVSADKITSIMKEVNYRDEVAGVITWMHTFSPAKMWIRGTKLLQKPLLHLATQYNESIPWATIDMDFMNLNQAAHGDREYGFINARLKKQNKVVVGYWERPEVQKQIAEWMDVAVAYNEGFNIKVARFGDNMRNVGVTEGDKVEAQIQFGWTVDYFGIGDLVAYVNEVKQEEIDALFAEYTKLYAVDYGTYSKEDWEASVKVQASYEIALKRFLDAGGYNAFTSNFEDLHGMKQLPGLAVQRLMAQGYGFAGEGDWKTAALDRLMKVMSHNLNTGFMEDYTYEMAAGQEAILQSHMLEVDPSLASNQPKIIVSPLGIGDREDPARLVFDGKAGEGVVVSMADFGTHYKLLINEVTAFEPTVPAPNLPVARVLWQVKPNFQDGVRAWIENGGGHHTVVSLNLTTDQIVTYAKLVGLEYVIIK, encoded by the coding sequence ATGTCAACAGTAAGCGACAAGCAATTCTGGTTCGTCGTAGGATCGCAGCACCTGTACGGAGATGAAGCACTGGGTGAAGTGAAGGCTCATGCCCAGGAAATGACCGATGCGCTCAACAATAGCGGGGTGCTTCCTTATCCGCTGGTATTGCAGGATCTGGCCGTTAGCGCAGACAAAATCACTTCCATCATGAAAGAAGTGAACTACCGTGACGAGGTTGCCGGTGTAATCACCTGGATGCACACCTTCTCCCCGGCTAAAATGTGGATTCGCGGCACGAAGCTGCTGCAGAAGCCGCTGCTGCACCTGGCTACCCAGTATAATGAGAGCATTCCTTGGGCGACAATTGACATGGACTTCATGAACCTGAACCAGGCTGCCCATGGCGACCGTGAGTATGGCTTCATCAATGCCCGTCTGAAGAAACAGAACAAAGTCGTTGTAGGATACTGGGAACGCCCGGAAGTCCAGAAGCAGATTGCTGAGTGGATGGACGTTGCCGTAGCTTATAACGAAGGCTTCAACATCAAGGTTGCCCGCTTCGGCGACAATATGCGCAATGTTGGCGTGACCGAAGGCGACAAGGTAGAAGCCCAGATCCAGTTCGGCTGGACCGTAGACTACTTCGGCATCGGCGATCTGGTGGCTTATGTGAATGAGGTGAAGCAGGAAGAGATCGATGCCCTGTTCGCAGAATATACCAAGCTGTATGCCGTTGATTACGGCACTTACAGCAAGGAAGATTGGGAAGCCAGCGTGAAGGTGCAGGCCAGCTATGAGATTGCGCTTAAGCGCTTCTTGGATGCAGGCGGCTACAATGCCTTCACCTCCAACTTCGAGGACCTGCACGGCATGAAGCAGCTTCCGGGTCTGGCGGTTCAGCGCCTGATGGCCCAAGGCTACGGCTTCGCTGGAGAAGGGGACTGGAAGACTGCGGCTCTGGACCGCCTGATGAAGGTGATGAGCCACAACCTGAACACCGGATTCATGGAAGATTACACTTATGAAATGGCAGCCGGACAGGAAGCGATTCTCCAGTCCCACATGCTGGAGGTTGATCCGAGCCTGGCCAGCAACCAGCCGAAGATCATCGTGTCCCCGCTGGGCATCGGCGACCGTGAAGATCCGGCCCGTCTCGTCTTTGACGGCAAGGCAGGCGAAGGCGTCGTAGTGTCGATGGCTGACTTTGGCACACACTACAAGCTGCTGATTAACGAAGTTACCGCCTTCGAGCCAACCGTTCCGGCTCCGAATCTGCCGGTAGCCCGTGTACTGTGGCAGGTGAAGCCTAACTTCCAGGACGGCGTTAGAGCCTGGATCGAGAACGGCGGCGGCCACCATACCGTTGTATCGCTGAACCTCACTACTGATCAGATCGTTACCTACGCCAAGCTGGTAGGACTGGAATACGTAATTATTAAGTAA
- a CDS encoding L-ribulose-5-phosphate 4-epimerase: MLEQLKEEVCEANLELPKHGLVKYTWGNVSAVDRASSLFVIKPSGVSYDKMKPSDMVVVDFDGNVVEGEMRPSSDTATHAVLYKHYAEIGGIVHTHSTWATIWAQAGLDVPVMGTTHADTFYGSVPCTRFLTQEEIDRGYEAETGHVIIETFEQRGLDVMAIPGVLLKGHAPFTWGKDAHAAVMNSVVLEEVSKMNHFARQLNTFAEELPQRILDKHYLRKHGKDAYYGQK; encoded by the coding sequence ATGCTGGAGCAACTGAAGGAAGAGGTATGCGAGGCTAATCTGGAGCTGCCTAAGCACGGGCTGGTCAAATACACCTGGGGCAATGTGAGCGCGGTGGACCGGGCGAGCAGCCTGTTCGTCATCAAGCCGAGCGGAGTCAGCTACGATAAAATGAAGCCGAGCGATATGGTCGTTGTGGACTTTGACGGCAATGTGGTGGAAGGAGAGATGCGGCCTTCTTCGGATACAGCTACCCATGCTGTACTCTACAAGCATTATGCCGAGATCGGCGGCATCGTGCATACGCATTCCACGTGGGCGACCATCTGGGCGCAGGCCGGACTGGACGTTCCGGTTATGGGGACGACACATGCAGACACCTTCTATGGTTCTGTACCGTGTACACGGTTCCTGACCCAGGAGGAGATTGACCGCGGGTATGAAGCAGAGACCGGGCATGTGATCATTGAGACTTTTGAACAGCGGGGGCTGGATGTTATGGCGATTCCCGGCGTTCTGCTGAAGGGCCATGCGCCGTTCACTTGGGGCAAGGATGCCCATGCTGCCGTGATGAATAGTGTGGTGCTGGAGGAAGTGTCCAAGATGAACCACTTCGCCCGCCAGCTGAACACCTTCGCCGAGGAGCTGCCGCAGCGGATTCTGGACAAGCATTATCTGCGCAAGCACGGCAAGGACGCGTATTACGGACAGAAGTAA